The Deltaproteobacteria bacterium genome has a window encoding:
- a CDS encoding amidohydrolase has product MKTRPLPYPDLILYSGKIRTFVNPTTTCEALACSGSRIVATGNSEEIRRFAGPDTQQIDLKGRTVIPGLTDTHVHLSEKGTAEMELVDCRDFYVEVHTIADILQRLANAAASSEKGAWIVAHGSPMQDFRIKDHRFPNKRDLDSVVPDNPVSISFGAHVTIGNSMALAAAKITKDTPDPAGGHIHKDPQTGEPTGELHERAQLILRKVAPEFNYLQLKDGIVFALNQCLERGVTTVHDIVRYAEPVRAYQELYKEGRMHARVSILPRVIESMIESKALTDLGIITGFGNEWLRVGGVKMSIDGGITGRNACFHEPYESDEHNHGIIRIQQDELNHTVQVCHDAGLRCCVHAIGDKAFDMALDAYENAIEHSPRKDHRHRIEHMGNWLATPKLMQRMVKSQIVAIPNIAFAYYIGDAILDCVGEKRLTKAFPFHTLLRNGVILAGGSDSPGYWPVDPLRDISCAASRQMRWGEVWIPEEKITVAEAFAMHTTTASWVGFEENDKGTLEVGKLADIAVLADDPFMVAPEKIRELKVDMTIVGGEVKYQA; this is encoded by the coding sequence ATGAAAACCCGGCCGCTGCCCTATCCCGATCTGATTCTTTACAGCGGTAAGATTCGCACCTTTGTGAACCCGACCACGACTTGCGAAGCTTTGGCTTGCTCGGGTTCACGCATCGTGGCGACGGGCAACTCCGAGGAGATTCGCCGCTTTGCCGGGCCGGATACGCAGCAGATCGATCTGAAGGGCCGCACGGTTATTCCCGGACTCACCGACACGCACGTGCATCTTTCGGAAAAAGGCACGGCGGAAATGGAGTTGGTCGACTGCCGCGATTTCTACGTGGAAGTTCACACGATTGCGGATATCTTGCAGCGCCTGGCTAATGCAGCGGCGAGTTCGGAAAAAGGCGCGTGGATCGTCGCGCACGGCAGCCCGATGCAGGATTTTCGCATCAAAGATCACCGTTTTCCTAACAAACGCGATCTCGACAGCGTCGTGCCGGATAATCCAGTTTCGATCTCGTTCGGCGCCCATGTGACGATCGGCAATTCGATGGCTCTCGCCGCGGCGAAGATCACCAAAGACACGCCCGATCCGGCCGGCGGTCACATTCACAAAGATCCGCAAACCGGCGAACCCACCGGCGAGCTGCACGAGCGGGCGCAGTTGATTCTGCGCAAAGTGGCGCCCGAGTTTAATTACTTGCAATTGAAAGACGGCATCGTGTTCGCCTTGAACCAATGTCTGGAACGCGGCGTCACCACCGTGCACGATATCGTGCGCTACGCCGAGCCGGTGCGCGCCTATCAAGAGCTTTACAAAGAAGGGCGCATGCACGCGCGGGTCAGCATTTTGCCGCGTGTCATCGAGTCGATGATCGAATCGAAAGCGTTGACCGATCTGGGCATCATAACCGGCTTTGGCAATGAGTGGCTGCGCGTCGGCGGCGTCAAGATGAGCATCGACGGCGGCATCACCGGGCGTAACGCCTGCTTTCACGAGCCCTACGAGAGCGACGAGCACAACCATGGCATCATTCGGATTCAGCAAGATGAGCTGAACCACACCGTGCAGGTGTGCCATGACGCCGGGCTGCGCTGCTGCGTGCATGCCATCGGCGACAAAGCTTTTGACATGGCGCTCGACGCTTATGAGAACGCCATCGAACACTCACCGCGCAAAGACCATCGCCACCGGATCGAGCACATGGGCAACTGGCTGGCGACGCCCAAGCTCATGCAGCGGATGGTGAAGTCGCAGATCGTCGCGATTCCCAACATCGCGTTCGCCTATTATATCGGCGATGCGATTCTCGATTGCGTTGGCGAGAAGCGACTGACGAAAGCCTTCCCGTTTCACACCTTGCTGCGCAACGGCGTGATCCTCGCCGGCGGCTCCGATTCGCCGGGCTACTGGCCCGTCGATCCGCTGCGCGATATTTCCTGCGCCGCGTCGCGCCAAATGCGCTGGGGCGAAGTGTGGATTCCCGAAGAGAAGATCACCGTCGCCGAGGCGTTCGCCATGCACACGACGACGGCGTCGTGGGTGGGTTTCGAGGAAAACGACAAGGGCACGTTGGAGGTCGGCAAGCTGGCCGACATCGCGGTGCTTGCCGACGATCCGTTTATGGTGGCGCCGGAAAAAATTCGCGAACTCAAAGTCGATATGACGATTGTCGGCGGTGAAGTGAAGTATCAGGCGTGA